One part of the Arcanobacterium phocisimile genome encodes these proteins:
- the gyrB gene encoding DNA topoisomerase (ATP-hydrolyzing) subunit B produces MTNDETTQRAGTVAKGTEYNASNITVLEGLEAVRKRPGMYIGSTGERGLHHLVYEVVDNSVDEALAGYASEITVTLLDNGGVKVEDDGRGIPVDIHPTEGVAAVQVVMTVLHAGGKFGNGSYAVSGGLHGVGISVVNALSSRMDTEVRRDGYVWRISYENGVPVAPLEKGEVTDRTGTTQTFWPNADIFETVEFDFDTLRQRFHQMAFLNKSLKITLIDERETAVVEGDEVTGDENDVETKHTQVTYRYDNGLHDYVTHLIKTKKAEPVHSEPIYFEAEDTERVISVEVAMQWTNGYSESLHTFANTINTTEGGTHEEGFRTALTSIINKYARDKGLLKEKDANLTGDDIREGLTAVISVKLGEPQFEGQTKTKLGNTEARTFVQQTTYAQLTDWLDMHPADGKEIIRKAMQAQTARLAARKAREATRRKSVLESAAMPGKLKDCTSNNPAECEIFIVEGDSAGGSAVNGRDPNHQAIMPIRGKILNVEKARLDRALSSDSIQSLITAFGTGVGEEFDIEKLRYHKIVFMADADVDGQHIATLLLTMVYRYMRPLIERGYIYLAMPPLYRIKWTNADHEYVFSDKERDIKLEEGLAAGKRLPKAEGQGIQRYKGLGEMNDSELWDTTMNPDTRTLKRVSIGEAAATDESFSILMGEDVASRRSFIQRNAHDVRFLDI; encoded by the coding sequence ATGACCAACGATGAGACCACACAACGTGCCGGAACAGTAGCTAAAGGTACTGAGTACAATGCATCGAATATTACGGTCCTAGAAGGTCTCGAAGCTGTTCGCAAGCGTCCAGGTATGTACATTGGTTCAACCGGAGAACGAGGACTTCACCATCTTGTCTACGAAGTCGTAGACAACTCCGTTGACGAAGCACTTGCTGGATATGCTTCCGAAATTACTGTCACTCTTCTCGACAACGGTGGCGTCAAAGTTGAAGACGACGGCCGTGGAATCCCAGTCGATATTCACCCAACCGAAGGCGTCGCAGCGGTCCAGGTTGTTATGACCGTTCTGCATGCTGGTGGTAAATTCGGCAACGGCTCCTACGCCGTTTCAGGTGGTTTGCATGGAGTTGGTATTTCCGTCGTGAACGCACTATCGTCACGCATGGATACTGAAGTTCGCCGTGATGGCTATGTTTGGCGAATCTCGTATGAAAACGGCGTCCCGGTGGCCCCGCTTGAAAAAGGCGAAGTAACCGATCGCACCGGCACCACCCAAACTTTCTGGCCAAACGCAGACATCTTCGAAACCGTTGAATTCGATTTCGATACGTTACGTCAGCGATTCCATCAGATGGCATTCCTGAACAAGAGCCTGAAGATCACGTTGATTGACGAACGGGAAACCGCCGTTGTTGAAGGCGATGAAGTTACCGGCGATGAGAACGACGTCGAAACCAAGCACACTCAGGTCACGTATCGATACGATAACGGCCTACACGACTACGTTACCCACCTGATTAAAACCAAGAAGGCAGAACCGGTTCATTCTGAACCAATCTACTTCGAAGCCGAAGATACCGAGCGGGTTATTTCTGTTGAAGTCGCTATGCAATGGACCAACGGATACTCCGAGTCGCTTCACACCTTCGCTAACACGATTAACACCACTGAAGGTGGAACCCACGAAGAGGGCTTCCGTACCGCGTTGACGTCGATCATCAATAAGTACGCCCGCGATAAAGGTCTGCTGAAAGAAAAAGACGCAAACCTCACCGGTGACGATATCCGTGAAGGGCTTACTGCCGTCATCTCCGTCAAGCTCGGTGAACCACAGTTCGAAGGCCAGACGAAGACGAAGCTCGGTAATACCGAAGCACGTACCTTCGTTCAGCAAACTACCTATGCGCAACTCACCGACTGGCTCGATATGCATCCAGCCGACGGTAAAGAAATTATCCGCAAGGCAATGCAAGCACAAACCGCTCGTCTTGCGGCTCGTAAAGCTCGTGAAGCCACCCGTCGTAAGTCCGTCCTCGAATCGGCTGCGATGCCCGGAAAACTCAAAGACTGCACTTCGAATAATCCAGCCGAATGTGAAATTTTCATCGTCGAGGGTGATTCCGCAGGCGGTTCTGCCGTTAACGGCCGCGACCCAAACCACCAGGCAATCATGCCGATCCGTGGAAAGATCCTCAACGTGGAAAAGGCACGTCTCGATCGTGCACTATCTTCCGATTCCATCCAAAGCCTGATTACCGCATTCGGTACCGGTGTTGGAGAAGAATTCGATATCGAAAAATTGCGTTACCACAAGATCGTTTTCATGGCCGATGCTGACGTCGATGGACAGCACATCGCAACCTTGCTACTCACCATGGTTTACCGCTACATGCGGCCACTCATCGAGCGCGGATACATTTACTTGGCAATGCCACCGCTGTACCGTATCAAGTGGACGAACGCAGACCACGAATACGTCTTCTCTGATAAAGAACGTGACATCAAACTCGAAGAAGGCCTCGCGGCCGGGAAGCGACTACCGAAGGCTGAAGGTCAAGGTATTCAGCGATACAAGGGTCTTGGTGAGATGAACGATTCAGAACTGTGGGACACCACAATGAATCCAGATACGCGCACACTCAAGCGCGTCAGTATCGGTGAAGCTGCTGCAACTGACGAATCCTTCTCCATCCTTATGGGTGAAGACGTCGCATCGCGCCGCTCCTTCATCCAACGCAACGCGCACGACGTCCGATTCCTCGATATTTAA
- a CDS encoding DUF721 domain-containing protein: MSDNSRTQDNLQHSKTSSARSRVAQAREVSARKHGDVLPLQMLARARKMAADQGFVQRRQTSRATLAATKPEPIGQAPFVPSPGQDVGSGARPSSRDPKPLFELVKKAIEERGWKSQVDVASVAARWPEIVGESVAANCHVVEFSPDGILTLQARTVAWETQMRSLLNHLDRRLAKELGEGVVKEIVLQGPYVPSWKHGRFSVPGRGPRDTYS; this comes from the coding sequence ATGAGTGACAACTCCCGAACCCAGGATAATCTGCAGCATTCCAAGACTTCCTCTGCCCGTAGCCGAGTAGCGCAGGCGCGCGAAGTTTCTGCTCGGAAACACGGTGATGTTCTTCCACTACAAATGCTTGCCCGTGCTCGAAAAATGGCGGCAGATCAAGGATTTGTTCAGCGTCGCCAAACCTCACGAGCTACGTTGGCAGCAACGAAACCGGAACCAATCGGCCAGGCACCGTTCGTTCCTAGCCCTGGACAAGACGTTGGTTCAGGGGCACGTCCATCGTCACGTGATCCGAAACCTCTTTTTGAATTGGTAAAAAAAGCTATTGAGGAGCGCGGCTGGAAATCCCAGGTTGATGTTGCCTCGGTTGCCGCTAGATGGCCCGAAATTGTCGGTGAATCGGTGGCTGCTAATTGCCACGTTGTGGAATTTAGTCCGGACGGAATTTTGACATTGCAAGCGCGAACAGTTGCCTGGGAAACTCAGATGCGTTCTTTACTGAATCACCTTGATCGACGATTGGCCAAAGAATTAGGTGAAGGAGTCGTTAAAGAAATCGTTCTTCAAGGACCATATGTTCCTTCCTGGAAACATGGCCGATTCTCGGTTCCTGGGCGAGGTCCGCGAGATACATATAGTTAG
- the recF gene encoding DNA replication/repair protein RecF (All proteins in this family for which functions are known are DNA-binding proteins that assist the filamentation of RecA onto DNA for the initiation of recombination or recombinational repair.): MYISDLALNDFRSYREVVVSCQPGITTFVGENGQGKTNLVEAIGYLATFSSHRVNADASLVRQGANAAVVRAKVMHGESPTTVEIEILAGRANRARINRGNAKPADLLGIVRTVVFAPEDLELIKGDPSVRRRFLDDVMIQLRPRMAQIKADYAKVTKQRAALLKTMWKTQRRGGIIDHATIDIFDGQLARLGAHIIAERARIVTELRPYVEQYYREVSGGKGVARIDYIANIDERTGWELPSATQLETDDTGQLLADITAHETQLQDVALTEERLREALGQWREQEIERGVNLVGPHRDDLAISLGTLPAKGFASHGESWSYALALRLASWRVLRDDVSGNWADDGEPILILDDVFAELDARRRQRLADIVRQGKQVFVTAAVGDDLPVELDGQKFSVHEGQVTPLDEAVDETIDEPVPSPVTSGMHDDLRGAR, translated from the coding sequence CAGCCAGGAATTACCACGTTTGTGGGAGAAAACGGGCAAGGGAAAACCAATCTCGTTGAAGCAATCGGGTACCTGGCAACATTTTCTTCACATCGGGTCAATGCCGATGCGAGCCTTGTTCGCCAAGGAGCTAACGCAGCGGTCGTGCGCGCAAAAGTCATGCACGGAGAATCTCCGACAACTGTAGAAATTGAGATTCTTGCTGGTCGAGCAAATCGTGCTCGGATCAACCGTGGAAACGCAAAACCAGCAGATTTACTCGGAATTGTGCGCACCGTCGTCTTCGCCCCCGAAGATCTCGAACTGATAAAAGGAGATCCGTCAGTTCGCCGTCGTTTTCTCGACGACGTTATGATTCAGTTGCGGCCGCGGATGGCACAAATAAAAGCCGACTACGCAAAAGTTACAAAACAACGAGCCGCACTGTTGAAAACAATGTGGAAAACCCAGCGTCGTGGAGGAATTATCGACCATGCCACGATCGATATTTTCGACGGTCAATTAGCACGGTTAGGCGCACACATCATCGCTGAACGAGCTCGCATAGTAACTGAGTTGCGGCCATACGTTGAACAATATTATCGAGAAGTCTCCGGCGGAAAAGGTGTTGCTCGAATCGACTATATCGCCAATATTGATGAACGCACAGGCTGGGAACTACCGTCTGCAACGCAACTCGAAACCGATGACACCGGGCAACTCTTAGCCGACATCACTGCGCACGAAACTCAGCTACAAGACGTCGCACTCACCGAGGAACGGCTACGAGAAGCTCTTGGCCAATGGCGCGAGCAAGAAATCGAACGTGGAGTGAACCTCGTTGGCCCACACCGCGACGACCTCGCGATATCGCTTGGAACTTTGCCTGCAAAAGGCTTTGCATCGCACGGAGAATCATGGTCATATGCACTTGCTCTACGGCTCGCTTCCTGGCGCGTTCTACGAGATGACGTTTCCGGAAATTGGGCCGACGACGGCGAACCAATCCTGATTCTCGACGACGTTTTTGCCGAACTCGACGCTCGTCGTCGTCAACGACTTGCCGATATAGTGCGTCAAGGAAAACAAGTTTTTGTGACAGCTGCAGTCGGTGATGATCTGCCGGTCGAACTCGACGGGCAGAAATTTTCAGTCCATGAAGGTCAAGTAACGCCGCTCGACGAGGCGGTCGATGAAACGATTGATGAGCCAGTTCCATCGCCGGTGACCTCCGGGATGCACGATGACCTGCGGGGTGCACGATGA